The Desulfovibrio sp. Fe33 genome includes a window with the following:
- a CDS encoding exosortase C-terminal domain/associated protein EpsI → MKLRIFIVCLLVMGAGAFVHLHSDAAVPLSRPLDEFPVKVGQWRMVHEWRYAQGILEVLQATGYVSRQYRDEQGRVVELYLGYHDGGPDAGPIHSPRNCLPGGGWMQRFEKTVEIDLDGRSMEAVQAAYDKSESTVTMLYWFQVCGKVVTNEYALKIEEILGSLISRRRDSAFIRLSTEISGEDGGAAEALHRFAEDFYPVIEAFLPAPAGGR, encoded by the coding sequence ATGAAGCTTAGAATCTTCATTGTCTGCCTTCTGGTTATGGGTGCCGGTGCGTTTGTCCACCTGCACAGCGATGCGGCCGTGCCCTTGAGCCGTCCCCTGGACGAGTTCCCGGTGAAGGTGGGCCAGTGGCGCATGGTCCACGAGTGGCGGTATGCGCAGGGCATCCTCGAAGTCCTTCAGGCCACGGGCTACGTGTCCAGGCAGTATCGGGACGAGCAGGGCAGGGTGGTCGAGCTGTACCTTGGCTATCACGACGGCGGCCCGGACGCCGGTCCCATCCATTCCCCGCGCAATTGCCTGCCCGGCGGCGGTTGGATGCAGCGGTTCGAGAAAACCGTGGAGATAGACCTGGACGGCCGGAGCATGGAGGCGGTCCAGGCCGCCTACGACAAGAGCGAGTCGACCGTGACCATGCTGTATTGGTTCCAGGTCTGCGGCAAGGTCGTGACCAACGAGTACGCCCTCAAGATCGAGGAGATATTGGGGTCCCTGATCAGCCGCAGGCGGGATAGCGCCTTCATTCGCCTGTCCACGGAAATTTCCGGTGAGGATGGCGGCGCGGCGGAGGCGTTGCATCGTTTCGCGGAGGATTTTTACCCAGTGATCGAGGCGTTCCTGCCCGCACCGGCCGGAGGGAGATAG